From the genome of Saccopteryx bilineata isolate mSacBil1 chromosome 6, mSacBil1_pri_phased_curated, whole genome shotgun sequence, one region includes:
- the LOC136309038 gene encoding probable cystatin-15, with translation MLLKVPLLLGLIALGPLVCIFEFVDVSKSTNAFAICVEFAVFQFNEVQEDEYAYKLLWVGRSQRKRFTWIYLMDVKMGRTVCKKHDEDIDNCPLQEGPGKKKVDCTFVVDVQPWLSEFTVLNSTCVQE, from the exons ATGCTCCTGAAGGTGCCTCTGCTTCTGGGGCTCATTGCACTGGGGCCTCTTGTCTGCATTTTTGAATTTGTGGACGTCAGTAAGAGCACCAATGCCTTTGCCATATGTGTGGAGTTCGCCGTATTTCAATTCAATGAAGTCCAGGAGGACGAGTACGCTTACAAGCTGCTGTGGGTGGGGAGAAGCCAGCGCAAG CGGTTTACCTGGATTTACTTAATGGACGTGAAGATGGGCCGCACAGTTTGCAAAAAACATGATGAAGACATTGACAACTGCCCCTTGCAAGAAGGCCCGGGCAAGAAAAAG GTGGACTGCACTTTTGTTGTGGATGTCCAGCCATGGCTTTCTGAGTTCACCGTCCTGAACAGCACCTGCGTGCAGGAGTAG